A genomic stretch from Methylorubrum extorquens includes:
- a CDS encoding conserved protein of unknown function (Evidence 4 : Unknown function but conserved in other organisms) translates to MTEVTYHIVEHDGGFAYKVGDVFSETFPSRAEALQAAQAAAAEQQVPGSTEGIRYQDGRGQWHDETAQGSDRPVARVVED, encoded by the coding sequence ATGACCGAGGTGACCTACCATATCGTCGAGCACGACGGCGGCTTCGCCTACAAGGTCGGAGACGTGTTCTCGGAGACCTTCCCGAGCCGGGCGGAAGCGTTGCAGGCGGCGCAGGCTGCCGCCGCCGAGCAGCAGGTTCCGGGCTCGACCGAAGGCATCCGCTATCAGGACGGGCGCGGCCAGTGGCACGACGAGACCGCGCAGGGCAGCGACCGGCCGGTGGCCCGGGTCGTGGAGGACTGA
- a CDS encoding protein of unknown function (Evidence 5 : Unknown function): protein MEPHSFEQDGTEYEVRFERTPEGWIAHIRPEGWTEAHVVAFPEGVGFDRDDVRGSLIAGCEAAVARLPRRAPTRH from the coding sequence ATGGAACCGCACAGCTTCGAGCAGGACGGCACCGAATACGAAGTTCGCTTCGAGCGGACGCCGGAGGGCTGGATCGCGCATATCCGGCCCGAAGGCTGGACCGAGGCCCATGTCGTCGCCTTTCCCGAGGGCGTCGGCTTCGACCGGGACGACGTGCGCGGCTCCCTGATCGCCGGCTGCGAGGCCGCGGTGGCCCGCCTCCCGCGCCGGGCGCCGACACGGCATTGA
- a CDS encoding putative glutathione peroxidase (Evidence 3 : Putative function from multiple computational evidences; Product type e : enzyme), giving the protein MTIRRRDCLAMLAVLAASRAHAAEAGPAGAFAFDKPEGGGLPLSAYAGKPILVVNTATACGYAPQFVGLQGLWTRFGGRGLTVIAVPSPDFGNQEPLDGAAIADAARKNHGVTFPVTDKTHVRGPAAHPFYRWAAEQKPGQSPQWNFHKYLVGRDGTLRAAFATQVDPSDPRIVSAIVAELGQA; this is encoded by the coding sequence ATGACGATACGCCGCCGCGACTGCCTTGCGATGCTCGCCGTTCTCGCCGCGAGCCGCGCCCATGCGGCGGAAGCCGGGCCGGCGGGTGCCTTCGCCTTCGACAAGCCGGAGGGGGGCGGCCTTCCGCTTTCGGCCTATGCCGGCAAGCCCATCCTCGTGGTCAACACTGCCACGGCCTGCGGCTACGCTCCGCAATTCGTCGGCCTTCAAGGCCTCTGGACCCGCTTCGGCGGGCGGGGCCTGACGGTGATCGCGGTGCCCTCGCCCGATTTCGGCAATCAGGAGCCGCTCGACGGCGCCGCCATCGCCGATGCCGCGCGAAAGAACCACGGCGTCACCTTCCCGGTCACGGACAAGACCCATGTGCGGGGGCCGGCCGCCCATCCGTTCTACCGCTGGGCGGCGGAGCAGAAGCCGGGGCAGAGCCCGCAATGGAACTTCCACAAGTATCTCGTCGGCCGTGACGGCACCCTGCGTGCGGCCTTCGCGACCCAAGTCGATCCGAGCGATCCGCGCATCGTCAGCGCCATCGTCGCGGAACTGGGGCAGGCCTGA
- a CDS encoding protein of unknown function (Evidence 5 : Unknown function), whose protein sequence is MMQRTQDREEVTIDLDPVRSDLQVGAVAAPRSCYGVQVLVAGRRKQWRDEINGQIRRAGYSAISVDSAVDALTVLVLGLPVDVLVTDAELHGALGLSELAAEARALRPNLGIVVACDSAVNDCADLVPADALLISSLGEEEAVASSVREAMAARAG, encoded by the coding sequence ATGATGCAGCGCACCCAAGATCGTGAGGAAGTGACCATCGACCTCGATCCCGTTCGCTCGGACTTACAGGTCGGCGCCGTCGCGGCGCCGCGCAGTTGCTACGGTGTCCAGGTGCTGGTCGCCGGGCGCCGCAAACAATGGCGCGATGAGATCAACGGGCAGATCCGCCGCGCCGGCTACAGCGCCATCTCCGTCGATTCGGCTGTCGATGCCCTCACCGTGCTGGTGCTCGGCCTGCCCGTCGATGTTCTCGTGACCGATGCCGAACTGCACGGCGCCCTCGGCCTCAGCGAACTCGCCGCGGAGGCGCGCGCGTTGAGACCGAATCTCGGCATCGTCGTCGCCTGCGATTCGGCGGTCAACGACTGTGCCGACCTCGTACCGGCGGACGCGCTGCTGATATCCTCCCTGGGCGAGGAGGAAGCCGTCGCCTCCTCGGTTCGTGAGGCGATGGCGGCCCGCGCCGGCTGA
- the argJ gene encoding glutamate N-acetyltransferase/amino-acid acetyltransferase (Evidence 2b : Function from indirect experimental evidences (e.g. phenotypes); Product type e : enzyme) — protein MSSTEISPLAPATSPSLPEIAGVRIATAQAGIRYKNRTDVLYVALAEGTQVAGVFTRSRCPSAPVDWCRDALKAGKGARAVVVNSGNANAFTGLKGREAVALTAEIAGRVAACAPEAVMIASTGVIGEPLDARKFDGVLAECAGRAEGGAEAWAQAAQAIMTTDTFPKLATRRVEIDGVPVTINGIAKGAGMIAPDMATMLSFAFTDAALPQDVLQDLLSAGTKTSFNCVTVDGDTSTSDTLLLFATGAAGNVAVTQADDPRLAGFRAALDDLLIELAQLVARDGEGANKLVTVEVEGAESDPSAHRIAMSIANSPLVKTAVAGEDANWGRVVMAVGKAGEPADRDRLAIWFGDVRVAVQGARDPDYSEEAASAVMRRPEITVRVDLGLGQGRARVWTCDLTKAYVAINGDYRS, from the coding sequence ATGTCTTCCACCGAGATCTCCCCCCTGGCACCCGCCACCTCGCCGTCGCTGCCGGAGATCGCGGGCGTGCGCATCGCCACGGCCCAGGCCGGCATCCGCTACAAGAACCGCACGGACGTGCTCTACGTCGCCCTGGCCGAGGGCACGCAAGTGGCGGGCGTCTTCACCCGCTCGCGCTGCCCCTCGGCACCGGTGGATTGGTGCCGCGACGCGCTGAAAGCAGGCAAGGGCGCGCGGGCGGTCGTGGTGAATTCAGGCAATGCCAACGCCTTCACCGGGCTCAAAGGTCGTGAGGCCGTGGCGCTGACTGCCGAGATCGCCGGCCGGGTTGCCGCTTGCGCCCCGGAGGCGGTGATGATCGCCTCCACCGGCGTGATCGGCGAGCCGCTCGACGCGCGCAAGTTCGACGGCGTGCTGGCCGAGTGCGCCGGGCGCGCCGAGGGCGGGGCCGAAGCCTGGGCGCAGGCGGCGCAGGCGATCATGACGACCGATACCTTTCCGAAGCTCGCCACCCGCCGGGTCGAGATCGACGGGGTGCCGGTGACGATCAACGGCATCGCCAAGGGCGCGGGCATGATCGCCCCCGACATGGCGACGATGCTCTCCTTCGCCTTCACCGACGCGGCGCTGCCGCAGGACGTGCTCCAAGACCTGCTGAGCGCGGGCACGAAGACCTCGTTCAACTGCGTGACGGTGGACGGCGACACCTCCACTTCCGACACGCTGCTGCTCTTCGCCACCGGTGCCGCCGGCAACGTGGCGGTGACGCAGGCGGACGATCCACGGCTCGCCGGCTTCCGGGCCGCTCTGGACGATCTGCTGATCGAACTCGCGCAGCTCGTTGCGCGGGACGGGGAGGGCGCCAACAAGCTCGTGACCGTCGAGGTCGAGGGCGCCGAGAGCGATCCGTCCGCCCACCGCATCGCCATGTCGATCGCCAACTCGCCGCTGGTGAAGACCGCGGTCGCCGGCGAGGACGCCAATTGGGGCCGCGTGGTGATGGCGGTCGGCAAGGCCGGCGAGCCCGCCGACCGCGACCGCCTCGCGATCTGGTTCGGCGACGTGCGCGTCGCGGTGCAGGGCGCCCGCGACCCCGATTACAGCGAGGAGGCGGCCAGCGCCGTGATGCGGCGGCCCGAGATCACCGTGCGGGTCGATCTCGGCCTCGGCCAGGGACGGGCGCGCGTCTGGACCTGCGACCTCACCAAGGCCTACGTCGCCATCAACGGGGACTATCGCTCGTGA
- a CDS encoding conserved protein of unknown function; putative exported protein (Evidence 4 : Unknown function but conserved in other organisms), with amino-acid sequence MRFFSALAVPVLLLTVAAPAMADDETGRIRVIGRASQEVAPDFASVEIGVETGGATPAAALDAASQAAKGIVASAREMGVAEADIGTSSITLQPRTKTVRQPDGTMGERDDGYTAGNRVRVRLAEMGKLGELMRRTLESGANRIQGISFGLRDPAAAEAAVQVAAVKDARAQAERIAEATGVKLGTVVSIESPPRAESPRPMPYGMAMKAAAPRGRTAVPVVAGSIETSAEVDAVFAISR; translated from the coding sequence GTGAGGTTCTTTTCCGCGCTGGCCGTTCCCGTCCTGCTCCTCACCGTGGCGGCGCCCGCCATGGCCGATGACGAAACCGGCCGCATCCGGGTGATCGGCCGGGCCTCCCAGGAGGTCGCGCCGGACTTCGCCTCCGTCGAGATCGGCGTCGAGACCGGCGGCGCCACGCCGGCCGCCGCCCTCGATGCCGCGAGCCAGGCGGCGAAGGGCATCGTTGCGAGCGCAAGGGAGATGGGCGTGGCGGAGGCCGATATCGGCACCTCCTCGATCACCCTCCAGCCGCGGACCAAGACCGTCCGCCAGCCCGACGGAACGATGGGCGAGCGGGATGACGGATACACGGCGGGCAACCGCGTGCGGGTGCGCCTGGCCGAGATGGGCAAGCTTGGGGAATTGATGCGGCGCACCCTCGAATCCGGTGCCAACCGGATCCAGGGGATCAGCTTCGGCCTGCGTGACCCGGCCGCGGCAGAGGCCGCCGTGCAGGTCGCCGCGGTCAAGGATGCGCGCGCCCAGGCCGAGCGCATCGCCGAGGCGACCGGCGTGAAACTCGGCACCGTCGTCTCGATCGAGTCGCCGCCGCGGGCCGAATCACCTCGGCCCATGCCCTACGGCATGGCGATGAAGGCGGCGGCCCCCCGCGGCCGCACCGCCGTGCCGGTCGTGGCGGGATCGATCGAAACCTCGGCCGAGGTCGATGCCGTGTTCGCGATCAGCCGATGA
- the nudG gene encoding NUDIX hydrolase (nudG), putative dihydroneopterin triphosphate pyrophosphatase (ntpA-like) (Evidence 2a : Function from experimental evidences in other organisms; PubMedId : 17698004, 11053429; Product type e : enzyme), giving the protein MSTPLKLLLVVAAALVDADGRVLMAQRPEGKALAGLWEFPGGKVESGERPEETLIRELAEELGITVKEPCLAPLTFASHAYPDFHLLMPLYICRRWEGLPQSREAQALRWVRPGGLRDLPMPPADLPLIPFLIDLLGP; this is encoded by the coding sequence ATGAGCACGCCGCTCAAGCTCCTGCTCGTCGTCGCGGCGGCCCTGGTCGATGCCGACGGGCGCGTGCTCATGGCCCAGCGCCCCGAGGGCAAGGCGCTGGCTGGCCTCTGGGAGTTTCCCGGCGGCAAGGTCGAGTCCGGCGAGCGGCCGGAGGAGACGCTGATCCGCGAGCTCGCCGAGGAACTCGGTATCACGGTGAAGGAGCCCTGCCTCGCGCCGCTGACCTTCGCGAGCCACGCCTACCCGGATTTCCACCTGCTAATGCCGCTCTACATCTGTCGGCGCTGGGAGGGGCTTCCGCAGTCGCGCGAGGCGCAGGCGCTCCGCTGGGTGCGGCCCGGCGGCTTGCGCGATCTGCCGATGCCGCCGGCCGATCTGCCGCTGATCCCCTTCCTGATCGATCTGCTCGGACCCTGA
- a CDS encoding conserved protein of unknown function (Evidence 4 : Unknown function but conserved in other organisms), with protein sequence MARRAKAAVEKAAEAPTLAAATPRKSRSTTPTAENLAALSQERLIALILQEVGQSAPFKKRVSAAIAALQGPDRVAALIDRRLSALEKARGYIDWQKRRAFVADLDATLATIIADLKPLDADMALDRLLRFLRGASATLERVDDSSGQVHGLYEAAAEAAAGLAAGLSADAALSFATRALDGLDDDGFGLVGALLVDLLPKLPKAALEPLDAHLVEALAKLPASAGKKTGPAASERAGQEWERRYQRLSLTRLRQVIADARGDADAFIALELEMSPERPDLAAVAERLLAAGRAKEALDWIRRQQKRGMAVVTREDLIVGGFDPEGPEREREAVEIRILDALGHKDEAQALRWSRFEKSLDPQALRDYLARLPDFEDEEALERAFAQATSRKDPHGGLYFLIRWPNVDRAARLVLDRREAWSGRIWELLAPAAEALEPDHPLAASVLYRALIDDILERGRSPAYGHGARYLTRLGELARELAPGDLTPSHAEYVAQLRKAHGRKSGFWSQVEG encoded by the coding sequence ATGGCGCGACGGGCAAAAGCGGCGGTCGAGAAGGCGGCGGAGGCGCCGACGCTGGCCGCCGCGACGCCGCGAAAATCCCGGAGCACCACGCCGACGGCGGAGAACCTCGCAGCGCTCAGCCAGGAGCGGCTGATCGCCCTGATCCTCCAGGAGGTCGGCCAGAGTGCGCCCTTCAAGAAGCGGGTGAGTGCCGCGATCGCCGCGCTCCAGGGGCCGGACCGGGTGGCGGCCCTGATCGACCGCCGCCTCTCGGCGCTGGAAAAGGCCCGTGGCTATATCGACTGGCAGAAGCGCCGCGCCTTCGTCGCCGACCTCGATGCCACGCTCGCGACCATCATCGCCGACCTGAAGCCGCTCGATGCCGACATGGCCCTCGACCGGCTGCTCCGCTTCCTCCGCGGCGCGAGCGCCACGCTGGAGCGCGTCGATGATTCCAGCGGGCAGGTGCACGGCCTCTACGAGGCGGCCGCGGAAGCCGCCGCGGGCCTCGCGGCGGGGCTTTCGGCGGATGCCGCGCTGAGCTTCGCGACCCGCGCCCTCGACGGTCTCGACGACGACGGCTTCGGCCTCGTCGGCGCGCTGTTGGTCGATCTCCTGCCGAAACTGCCGAAGGCGGCGCTCGAACCGCTCGACGCACATCTCGTGGAAGCCCTCGCCAAGCTTCCGGCCTCGGCCGGGAAGAAGACCGGCCCGGCCGCATCCGAGAGGGCCGGGCAGGAATGGGAGCGGCGCTATCAGCGCCTGAGTCTCACCCGCCTGCGTCAGGTCATCGCCGACGCCCGCGGCGATGCCGACGCGTTCATCGCCCTCGAATTGGAGATGTCGCCCGAGCGGCCCGACCTCGCGGCGGTGGCCGAGCGGCTGCTGGCGGCGGGCCGCGCCAAGGAAGCGCTCGATTGGATCCGCCGCCAGCAGAAGCGCGGCATGGCCGTGGTGACGCGCGAGGATCTGATCGTCGGCGGATTCGATCCCGAAGGTCCGGAACGTGAGCGCGAGGCGGTCGAAATCCGCATCCTCGACGCGCTCGGCCATAAGGACGAGGCGCAGGCGCTCCGCTGGTCGCGGTTCGAGAAGAGCCTCGATCCGCAGGCCCTGCGCGATTACCTCGCCCGCCTGCCGGATTTCGAGGACGAGGAGGCGCTGGAGCGCGCCTTTGCCCAGGCCACAAGCCGGAAGGACCCGCATGGCGGCCTCTACTTCCTGATCCGCTGGCCGAATGTCGACCGCGCCGCCCGCCTCGTGCTCGACCGGCGCGAGGCGTGGTCGGGCCGCATCTGGGAGCTTCTCGCCCCGGCGGCCGAGGCGCTGGAGCCGGACCATCCGCTTGCGGCAAGCGTGCTCTACCGCGCGCTCATCGATGACATCCTCGAACGCGGCCGCTCGCCCGCCTATGGCCACGGCGCTCGCTACCTGACGCGGCTCGGCGAACTCGCACGGGAGCTGGCGCCGGGCGACCTGACGCCGAGCCACGCCGAATACGTGGCGCAGCTTCGCAAGGCGCACGGGCGCAAGTCCGGGTTCTGGTCGCAGGTGGAAGGGTGA
- a CDS encoding conserved protein of unknown function (Evidence 4 : Unknown function but conserved in other organisms), giving the protein MKEPGPAHPITITPHPTPVRVRLGGRIVAETRRALKLCEAGYDPVLYLPREDVAADALAPSPKRSFCPYKGEAFYFDLTVGGATREAAAWSYENPFPAVARIRGHVAFYPDRVDAIEA; this is encoded by the coding sequence ATGAAGGAACCCGGCCCCGCGCACCCGATCACCATCACACCCCACCCGACCCCCGTGCGGGTGCGTCTCGGCGGGCGCATCGTCGCCGAGACGCGGCGGGCGCTGAAACTCTGCGAGGCGGGCTACGACCCCGTTCTCTACCTCCCGCGCGAGGATGTCGCCGCGGACGCGCTCGCCCCCAGCCCGAAGCGGAGCTTCTGCCCCTACAAGGGCGAGGCCTTCTATTTCGACCTGACCGTCGGCGGCGCGACGCGGGAAGCGGCGGCGTGGTCCTACGAGAACCCGTTTCCGGCGGTGGCCCGCATCCGCGGCCACGTCGCATTCTATCCCGACCGGGTCGATGCCATCGAGGCGTGA
- a CDS encoding conserved protein of unknown function; putative SAM-dependent methyltransferase (Evidence 4 : Unknown function but conserved in other organisms): MNESAPLFDPALVRRRIARAWRSGYAGFLLERVAEDLEDRLAAVTRSFPLGLDLGTPLPLVSERLLQTGRVERMIRLAPVSEPGGSVVGDPEVLPFGGHAGFDLAVSALALQHVNDLPGVLLQVRRALKPDGLFLAGLLGGATLTELRQAFLQAESETEGGASPRVAPFAELRDLGGLLQRAGFALPVVDADTITVRYGDPFSLMRDLRAMGLTNALHDRRRAPLRRATLMRAAAIYAERFSDPDGRLRATFEILWLSGWAPHESQQKPLRPGSAKARLADALGAAEHRFPIREEPA, from the coding sequence ATGAACGAGTCCGCCCCCCTGTTTGATCCCGCCCTTGTTCGCCGACGCATCGCGCGTGCGTGGAGATCGGGTTATGCCGGTTTCCTGCTCGAGCGGGTCGCCGAGGATCTGGAGGATCGTCTGGCGGCGGTCACCCGCTCCTTTCCCCTCGGGCTCGATCTCGGCACCCCGCTTCCCCTCGTATCCGAGCGCCTGCTGCAGACCGGCCGGGTCGAACGGATGATCCGCCTCGCTCCGGTCTCCGAGCCGGGCGGGTCGGTGGTCGGCGACCCTGAAGTGCTGCCGTTCGGTGGACATGCCGGGTTCGACCTCGCGGTGTCGGCCCTGGCGCTTCAGCACGTCAACGACCTGCCGGGCGTCCTGCTGCAGGTGCGCCGGGCGCTCAAGCCCGACGGCCTGTTCCTCGCCGGCCTCCTCGGAGGGGCGACGCTGACGGAGCTGCGCCAGGCCTTCCTCCAGGCCGAGAGCGAGACCGAAGGCGGCGCGAGCCCGCGCGTGGCGCCCTTTGCCGAACTGCGCGACCTCGGCGGCCTGCTTCAGAGGGCGGGCTTCGCCCTGCCGGTCGTGGACGCCGACACCATCACCGTGCGCTACGGCGACCCGTTCTCGCTGATGCGCGATCTGCGGGCGATGGGTCTGACCAATGCCCTGCACGACCGGCGCCGTGCGCCGCTGCGTCGGGCGACGCTGATGCGGGCCGCCGCGATCTATGCCGAGCGCTTCTCCGATCCGGACGGGCGGCTGCGGGCGACCTTCGAGATCCTTTGGCTGTCCGGCTGGGCACCGCATGAGAGCCAGCAAAAGCCGCTTCGGCCCGGCAGCGCCAAGGCGCGGCTCGCGGATGCGCTCGGCGCCGCCGAGCACCGGTTTCCGATTCGGGAGGAGCCGGCATGA
- a CDS encoding conserved exported protein of unknown function (Evidence 4 : Unknown function but conserved in other organisms) has product MTRILIRAALILAAVALASTAEAKGCLKGAAVGGVAGHMAGHGVMGAAAGCAIGRHQANKKDKAAQQGGQGNSAR; this is encoded by the coding sequence ATGACCCGGATTTTGATCCGCGCCGCTCTGATCCTTGCCGCAGTGGCACTGGCCAGCACCGCGGAGGCCAAGGGTTGCTTGAAGGGTGCTGCGGTGGGTGGCGTGGCCGGGCACATGGCCGGGCACGGCGTCATGGGTGCCGCGGCCGGATGTGCCATCGGCCGGCATCAAGCGAACAAGAAGGATAAGGCCGCACAGCAGGGCGGTCAGGGAAATAGCGCGCGCTAA